Proteins co-encoded in one Marinomonas sp. IMCC 4694 genomic window:
- the metH gene encoding methionine synthase, translating to MVKSDSYSIIEKRLAENVLILDGAMGTMIQAYKLEEQDYRGERFADWESDLKGNNDLLSLTQPKIIKAIYSGYLAAGADIIETNTFNANYISMLDYHMEALSYELNFESARLAREAADEFTQQNRDKPRFVAGAVGPTSRTCTISPDVNDPGFRNVHFDELVDAYTVAVDGLIKGGVDLILIETIFDTLNAKAAIYAVLDYFEKNGVRYPIMISGTITDASGRTLSGQTTEAFWNSISHAKPISVGLNCALGPKELRQYVEELSRIADTHVSAHPNAGLPNAFGEYDESPEEMLEEIQGWVDSGFLNIIGGCCGTAPEHIKSFADAFQNAVPRVIPHIEKACRLSGLEPFNIDGNSLFVNVGERTNVTGSAMFKRLIKEGDFDTALDVARQQVENGAQIIDINMDEGMLDSQAAMERFLKLIASEPDISRVPIMLDSSKWEILEAGLKWVQGKGVVNSISMKEGEDKFREQARKLMKYGAAVIVMAFDEVGQADTRARKIEICRRSYHILVDEVGFPPEDIIFDPNIFAIATGIEEHNRYALDFIEATGDITRELPYAKISGGVSNVSFSFRGNNPVREAIHAVFLYHAIKQGMTMGIVNAGQLALYEDIPPKLRHAVEDAVLNRTPDATDNLLAMAGEFAGTGEVAEKETQEWRGLPVAERLSHALVKGITEFIDEDTEEARQAYARPLEVIEGPLMDGMSIVGDLFGSGKMFLPQVVKSARVMKKAVAYLMPYIEEEKRLNKDTASSSNGKIVMATVKGDVHDIGKNIVGVVLQCNNFEVIDLGVMVPAEKILRTAKEVGADMIGLSGLITPSLDEMVHVAKEMQRQGFDLPVMIGGATTSKAHTAVKIEQNYKRNQVVHVTNASRSVGVASALLSKDKVRYQAFVDEIKDDYEKTRIRYKDRAKAGRRVSLDKARLNKAPLEFAGKIVSPNKLGVTVLTEQDIDFERVKAYIDWTPFFQTWELAGAYPRILTDDVVGVEATRVFQDALVMLDDVIASKCLQARAVVGLFPANQVNHDDIEIYADESRSEVIERLSFLRIQNELTAPGKYNHSLADFVAPKESGVPDYVGAFACAAGFGIDPLVAAYEADHDDYNSIMIKAVADRLAEATAEYLHEKVRKEFWGYAAAEDLTNEQLIKEKYQGIRPAPGYPACPDHTEKAKLWTLLDVKANIDMEITESFAMLPTAAVSGWYFAHPDATYFGVGKIGPDQVDDYAARTGMTKDDAERWLAPNLGYDPEDDRI from the coding sequence AGAAACGACTAGCTGAAAACGTATTGATTCTGGATGGCGCCATGGGCACCATGATTCAAGCCTATAAACTAGAAGAACAAGATTATCGTGGCGAGCGTTTTGCTGATTGGGAGAGTGACCTTAAAGGCAACAACGACCTTCTTTCCTTAACTCAGCCTAAGATCATTAAAGCCATTTATTCAGGCTATCTTGCGGCCGGCGCTGACATCATTGAAACCAACACCTTTAACGCCAATTACATCTCCATGCTGGATTACCACATGGAGGCGCTGAGCTACGAGCTGAACTTTGAGTCAGCGCGATTAGCCCGTGAAGCGGCCGATGAATTTACGCAACAAAATCGAGATAAACCGCGCTTCGTTGCTGGTGCAGTAGGGCCCACCAGCCGTACCTGTACTATTTCTCCCGATGTCAACGACCCAGGCTTTCGCAATGTTCACTTTGATGAACTGGTCGATGCTTATACAGTCGCAGTAGACGGTCTTATTAAAGGCGGCGTCGATCTGATCTTGATTGAAACTATTTTTGATACCTTAAATGCCAAAGCGGCCATCTATGCTGTTCTCGATTACTTTGAGAAAAATGGTGTACGTTATCCGATTATGATTTCCGGCACCATTACCGATGCGTCGGGCCGAACTTTATCGGGTCAAACAACCGAGGCTTTTTGGAACTCGATTTCTCATGCTAAACCTATTTCTGTGGGTTTAAACTGTGCCTTAGGCCCAAAAGAGTTGCGTCAGTATGTCGAAGAATTATCCCGTATTGCCGACACACACGTCTCAGCCCACCCGAACGCTGGACTGCCAAATGCCTTTGGTGAATACGATGAATCACCCGAAGAGATGCTAGAAGAGATTCAAGGCTGGGTTGATTCTGGTTTTTTGAACATCATTGGTGGTTGCTGTGGTACGGCGCCAGAACACATTAAAAGCTTTGCTGACGCGTTTCAAAATGCCGTTCCGCGAGTGATACCCCACATTGAAAAAGCGTGCCGCTTGTCAGGACTGGAACCGTTTAATATCGATGGCAACAGCTTGTTTGTTAACGTGGGGGAGCGCACCAACGTCACCGGTTCAGCGATGTTTAAGCGTTTAATCAAGGAGGGTGACTTTGACACAGCTCTCGATGTGGCTCGTCAGCAAGTAGAAAACGGCGCACAGATCATCGACATCAACATGGATGAAGGCATGTTGGACTCGCAAGCGGCTATGGAGCGATTTCTAAAACTCATTGCCTCTGAGCCCGACATATCGCGGGTACCCATCATGCTAGATTCTTCCAAATGGGAGATTCTTGAAGCTGGCTTGAAATGGGTTCAAGGTAAAGGCGTCGTGAACTCCATCAGTATGAAAGAAGGCGAAGACAAGTTTCGTGAGCAAGCTCGTAAGCTTATGAAGTACGGTGCCGCGGTGATCGTGATGGCGTTTGACGAAGTCGGACAGGCGGATACCCGTGCGCGTAAAATTGAAATTTGCCGTCGTTCTTATCATATTTTGGTCGACGAAGTGGGGTTCCCACCAGAAGACATCATTTTTGACCCAAACATCTTTGCTATTGCAACCGGCATAGAAGAACACAACCGATATGCGTTGGATTTTATCGAAGCAACGGGTGACATCACTCGCGAGCTGCCTTATGCCAAAATTTCGGGTGGTGTTTCAAACGTGTCGTTTTCGTTCCGCGGTAACAACCCGGTGCGTGAAGCGATTCATGCCGTGTTTTTGTACCATGCCATTAAGCAAGGTATGACCATGGGCATCGTGAACGCTGGCCAACTGGCGCTGTACGAAGACATTCCTCCGAAATTGCGTCATGCCGTTGAAGATGCCGTTTTAAACCGTACACCCGATGCTACCGATAACTTGCTCGCAATGGCGGGGGAGTTTGCCGGAACAGGTGAAGTCGCCGAAAAAGAAACCCAAGAATGGCGCGGCTTACCTGTGGCGGAGCGTTTGAGTCACGCTTTAGTGAAAGGCATTACCGAATTTATTGACGAAGACACCGAAGAGGCACGCCAAGCGTACGCAAGGCCACTGGAGGTAATCGAAGGGCCACTGATGGACGGCATGAGCATTGTCGGGGACTTGTTCGGCTCCGGTAAAATGTTTTTGCCTCAAGTAGTGAAATCCGCTCGAGTGATGAAAAAAGCCGTGGCCTATTTAATGCCTTATATTGAAGAGGAAAAGCGCCTCAATAAAGACACGGCGTCGTCAAGCAATGGCAAGATTGTGATGGCAACCGTAAAAGGCGATGTACATGACATCGGCAAAAACATCGTCGGTGTGGTGCTGCAATGTAACAATTTTGAAGTGATTGACTTGGGTGTAATGGTGCCAGCGGAGAAAATCCTTCGTACGGCAAAAGAAGTCGGAGCCGATATGATTGGCTTATCAGGTCTGATTACGCCTTCACTCGACGAAATGGTCCATGTAGCCAAAGAAATGCAACGCCAAGGGTTTGATTTACCAGTGATGATTGGTGGCGCCACAACATCGAAAGCCCATACCGCCGTCAAGATCGAACAAAACTACAAACGCAATCAAGTGGTTCATGTGACCAATGCGTCACGTAGTGTGGGGGTGGCCAGTGCCCTGTTGAGTAAAGACAAGGTGCGTTACCAAGCCTTTGTTGATGAGATAAAAGACGATTACGAAAAAACCCGTATTCGATACAAAGATCGTGCAAAAGCGGGTCGTCGAGTCTCTCTTGACAAGGCGCGTTTAAACAAAGCACCGCTTGAGTTTGCTGGCAAAATTGTGTCGCCTAATAAACTGGGCGTAACGGTATTGACCGAACAAGATATTGATTTTGAACGTGTTAAAGCCTACATCGATTGGACACCTTTTTTCCAAACGTGGGAATTAGCCGGCGCGTACCCGCGCATTTTGACGGACGACGTTGTCGGTGTTGAAGCCACCCGTGTATTCCAAGACGCGCTCGTTATGCTCGACGATGTGATCGCTAGCAAGTGTTTGCAAGCCCGTGCGGTCGTGGGTTTATTCCCAGCGAACCAAGTGAATCATGATGATATTGAAATCTATGCCGATGAGTCTCGTAGCGAAGTGATTGAGCGTTTGTCCTTCCTTCGTATTCAAAATGAGCTGACCGCACCAGGTAAATACAACCACAGTTTGGCCGATTTTGTTGCACCAAAAGAAAGTGGTGTGCCCGATTATGTTGGCGCCTTTGCTTGTGCGGCTGGCTTTGGTATCGATCCTTTGGTCGCGGCGTATGAAGCGGATCATGACGATTACAACTCCATTATGATCAAAGCCGTGGCGGATCGTTTGGCGGAAGCAACCGCTGAATACCTTCATGAAAAAGTGCGTAAAGAATTCTGGGGGTACGCTGCTGCTGAAGACTTAACCAATGAACAATTAATTAAAGAAAAATACCAAGGTATTCGTCCTGCTCCAGGTTATCCAGCCTGCCCAGATCACACTGAAAAAGCCAAGCTGTGGACCTTATTGGATGTGAAAGCCAATATCGACATGGAGATTACCGAAAGCTTTGCCATGTTACCGACGGCAGCTGTCAGTGGATGGTATTTTGCGCACCCAGATGCGACTTACTTTGGTGTGGGCAAAATTGGCCCAGATCAAGTAGACGATTACGCGGCACGCACCGGTATGACGAAAGACGATGCTGAACGCTGGTTAGCGCCCAATTTGGGTTATGACCCTGAAGACGATCGAATTTAA
- the cobO gene encoding cob(I)yrinic acid a,c-diamide adenosyltransferase, giving the protein MAKAIKDPEKHKERMKSIKAHVDKRIAKAQEDKGTFVLLTGNGKGKSSSALGMVARTLGHGMKVGVVQFLKGEWNTGEIDFFKRQDNVQWEIMPAGFTWETQNRESDVASSEQAWAKASQMLLDPSIDLVVLDELTYLLHYEYLAEDNVLTALMNRPDNQHLVVTGRGASDALVELADTVSEIKEIKHAFKRGIKAQKGLEF; this is encoded by the coding sequence ATGGCAAAAGCGATTAAAGATCCTGAGAAGCACAAAGAACGCATGAAGTCTATTAAAGCGCATGTGGACAAACGCATCGCGAAAGCGCAAGAAGATAAGGGCACTTTTGTTTTGCTGACGGGTAATGGCAAAGGCAAGTCCAGCTCCGCCTTGGGTATGGTCGCTCGTACTCTTGGTCATGGCATGAAAGTCGGAGTGGTGCAGTTTTTAAAAGGCGAATGGAACACAGGTGAAATTGATTTTTTTAAACGTCAAGATAATGTGCAGTGGGAAATCATGCCTGCGGGTTTTACATGGGAAACCCAAAATCGTGAATCCGATGTGGCGTCTTCCGAGCAAGCCTGGGCAAAGGCGTCACAGATGCTGTTAGATCCGAGTATCGATTTGGTGGTTCTCGATGAGCTTACTTACTTGCTGCATTATGAGTATCTAGCCGAAGATAATGTACTCACGGCCCTCATGAACCGACCTGATAACCAGCACCTTGTGGTGACAGGTCGTGGGGCTTCTGACGCACTGGTCGAACTTGCTGATACAGTCAGTGAGATCAAAGAAATTAAACACGCTTTTAAACGTGGCATTAAAGCGCAAAAAGGGCTGGAGTTTTAG
- a CDS encoding RidA family protein, protein MATIERMEVGQRMSRIVKHNETVYLCGQVGADANTDIAEQTKTMLDKVDVLLDQAGSDKSYILSATIYLRDMKDFTAMNAVWDTWIPQGHAPARACVEARLARAELLVEISVVAAIK, encoded by the coding sequence ATGGCTACCATTGAACGCATGGAAGTAGGTCAGCGCATGAGTCGAATCGTGAAACATAACGAAACGGTGTATTTGTGTGGCCAAGTAGGTGCTGATGCGAATACGGACATTGCTGAACAAACTAAAACCATGCTTGACAAGGTTGATGTATTGCTAGACCAAGCTGGATCAGACAAATCGTATATTTTATCTGCGACCATTTACCTCCGTGACATGAAAGATTTTACCGCCATGAATGCGGTATGGGATACGTGGATTCCTCAAGGTCATGCTCCGGCCCGTGCTTGTGTAGAGGCAAGGTTAGCAAGGGCAGAATTATTGGTAGAAATCTCCGTTGTCGCGGCCATAAAATAA
- a CDS encoding ABC-F family ATPase, which yields MLTTANITMQFGAKPLFENVSVKFGEGKRYGLIGANGCGKSTFMKILGGDLEPSSGNVSKDPSERLGKLKQDQFAYEAFSVIDTVIMGHTELWAIKAEKDAIYANPEMTEADGLRAGDLEAEFAEMDGYTSDARAGELLLGVGIPTEQHYGLMSEVAPGLKLRVLLAQALFSDPEILLLDEPTNNLDINTIRWLEGVLVERNCTMIIISHDRHFLNSVCTNMADLDYGELRLFSGNYDEYMTAATQSRERLLSDNAKKKAQINELKAFVSRFSANASKSKQATSRAKQIDKIQLEEVKPSSRQNPFIRFEQEKKLHRMAVQIENLAKSYDEPLFSRLNMMVEVGERIAVIGPNGIGKTTLLKCLVGDTDLTKGTIKWSENANIGYYAQDHHHEFEKDVDLIEWMGQWGQEGDDEQIIRGTLGRLLFSQNDIKKSVKVLSGGEQGRMLFGKMMLQKPNVLVMDEPTNHMDMESIESLNLALENYPGTLIFVSHDREFVSSLATRIVEVTSAGIVDFHGTYDEYLAKQEG from the coding sequence TTGTTAACGACGGCTAACATCACCATGCAATTTGGTGCAAAACCTCTTTTTGAAAATGTCTCTGTTAAATTTGGAGAAGGCAAGCGCTATGGTCTTATTGGCGCGAATGGGTGTGGTAAATCCACTTTTATGAAAATTCTTGGTGGTGATTTAGAGCCAAGTTCTGGAAACGTTTCTAAAGATCCTAGCGAACGCCTTGGTAAATTGAAGCAAGATCAATTTGCATATGAAGCCTTTTCTGTTATCGATACCGTGATCATGGGGCACACTGAACTTTGGGCAATCAAAGCCGAAAAAGACGCCATTTATGCCAACCCAGAAATGACCGAAGCCGATGGCCTTAGAGCGGGTGATTTGGAAGCGGAATTCGCTGAAATGGACGGTTACACGTCAGATGCACGCGCCGGTGAACTGTTATTAGGCGTAGGGATTCCGACAGAGCAGCACTATGGCTTAATGAGTGAAGTGGCGCCGGGTTTGAAACTTCGTGTTTTGCTTGCTCAAGCTTTGTTTTCTGATCCAGAAATTCTATTGCTGGACGAGCCAACCAACAACTTGGACATCAATACGATTCGTTGGCTGGAAGGGGTGTTGGTTGAACGTAATTGCACCATGATTATTATTTCCCACGACCGTCACTTTTTGAACTCCGTGTGCACTAACATGGCCGATTTGGATTATGGCGAGCTGCGTTTGTTTTCAGGCAACTACGATGAATACATGACTGCCGCTACGCAATCTCGCGAACGTTTATTGTCTGATAATGCAAAGAAAAAAGCGCAAATCAACGAACTTAAAGCGTTCGTGAGCCGCTTCTCTGCCAATGCGTCTAAGTCCAAGCAAGCAACATCTCGCGCCAAGCAAATTGATAAAATTCAGCTTGAAGAGGTTAAACCGTCTAGCCGTCAGAACCCGTTTATTCGTTTTGAACAAGAAAAGAAATTGCACCGCATGGCGGTACAAATTGAAAACCTAGCGAAATCTTACGATGAGCCGCTTTTTAGCCGTTTAAATATGATGGTGGAAGTAGGCGAACGTATTGCGGTTATTGGGCCAAACGGTATTGGTAAAACCACCTTATTAAAGTGCTTAGTCGGCGATACTGACTTGACCAAAGGAACGATCAAATGGTCGGAAAATGCTAATATTGGGTATTACGCTCAAGACCATCATCACGAATTTGAAAAAGATGTGGACCTGATTGAATGGATGGGACAGTGGGGACAAGAGGGCGACGATGAGCAAATTATACGTGGTACGCTAGGGCGCTTATTGTTCTCTCAGAATGACATCAAAAAATCGGTTAAAGTATTGTCTGGTGGTGAGCAAGGTCGCATGTTGTTTGGCAAAATGATGTTACAAAAGCCGAACGTTTTGGTGATGGATGAGCCAACTAACCACATGGACATGGAATCCATCGAGTCATTAAACTTGGCGTTGGAAAACTACCCAGGCACCTTGATATTTGTCTCCCACGACCGTGAGTTTGTCTCTTCTTTGGCTACGCGTATCGTGGAAGTCACCAGTGCGGGCATTGTGGATTTCCATGGCACATATGATGAGTATTTAGCAAAACAAGAAGGTTGA
- a CDS encoding MOSC domain-containing protein, with protein sequence MSFSLSELTIYPIKSIQGVTLESSRVEYAGLSGDRRFMLVTPEGQFISGREYPSLTLVTALELDDARWQLNHPETVESCILDKAQFSPNYKDVVVWDSKVHGQKTHKKADAWFSSLIKEPVELMYFGERSQRHTGRRPEMPVAFADGYPFLLTTQASLDELNRTCTRTIDMAQFRPNLVIQGNKAFEEDSWKRIHIGEVEFENVKPCIRCIFTTLHPTTAVRVGKGEPLKTLAKFRFLSEKEGITFGVNMIALNTGMIHLNDPVEVLEYQEPDHYIDRR encoded by the coding sequence ATGTCGTTTTCCCTAAGTGAACTCACTATTTATCCGATAAAATCCATTCAAGGCGTTACCTTGGAAAGCAGTCGAGTCGAATACGCAGGGTTGAGTGGCGACCGGCGCTTCATGCTCGTCACCCCAGAAGGGCAATTTATCAGTGGCCGCGAATACCCTTCTCTTACCCTCGTAACGGCCCTTGAACTTGATGACGCTCGATGGCAGTTAAACCATCCAGAGACGGTCGAATCTTGTATTCTTGATAAAGCACAGTTTTCACCGAATTATAAAGACGTGGTGGTATGGGATAGCAAGGTGCACGGTCAGAAAACCCATAAAAAAGCAGATGCTTGGTTTAGCTCGCTGATCAAAGAGCCTGTCGAGTTAATGTACTTTGGCGAGCGCTCTCAACGCCATACCGGGCGCCGACCAGAGATGCCGGTGGCTTTTGCCGATGGCTACCCTTTTTTATTGACCACTCAAGCGTCGTTGGATGAGTTGAATAGAACGTGCACAAGAACGATAGACATGGCGCAATTCCGACCAAACTTAGTTATACAAGGCAACAAAGCGTTTGAGGAAGACAGCTGGAAACGAATTCATATTGGTGAGGTTGAGTTTGAAAATGTTAAACCCTGCATTCGCTGTATTTTTACCACGCTGCACCCGACAACGGCAGTGCGCGTAGGCAAAGGAGAGCCTTTAAAAACCCTCGCGAAATTTCGTTTTCTTAGCGAGAAAGAGGGCATTACTTTTGGAGTAAATATGATTGCACTCAATACAGGTATGATCCACCTGAATGACCCCGTAGAAGTACTGGAGTACCAAGAGCCTGATCATTATATTGATCGGCGTTAA
- a CDS encoding type III PLP-dependent enzyme encodes MSIDVNSFYSPERFARFKAFAETKDTPFVVIDTEIIDEAYTELTKGFPIADIFYAIKANPAPEILTLLRDRGASFDVASRYELDKLLAIGDVTPDRVSYGNTIKKAKDVRYFYEKGVRMFATDSEADLRNIAKAAPGSRVYVRILTEGTVTADWPLSRKFGCRPDMAMDLLVLAKELDLIPYGISFHVGSQQRDIGAWDAAIASVKVIFERLKKEDGIELEMINMGGGFPANYIARTNDLATYAEEITRFLEEDFGTKLPRIILEPGRSLISNAGVLVSEVVLISRKSHTALNRWIFTDVGKFSGLIETLDESIKYPIHVDKGGELEEVIIAGPTCDSADIMYENYKYGLPLNLAIGDRMYWLSTGAYTTTYSAVEFNGFPPLASYYL; translated from the coding sequence ATGTCTATTGACGTCAATTCTTTCTACTCTCCAGAGCGCTTTGCGCGTTTTAAAGCCTTCGCAGAAACGAAAGATACCCCATTCGTTGTGATCGATACTGAGATCATCGACGAAGCTTACACAGAATTAACTAAGGGATTTCCGATAGCGGATATTTTTTACGCCATAAAAGCCAATCCCGCACCTGAGATATTAACCTTACTTCGAGATCGTGGCGCCAGCTTTGACGTCGCTTCTCGCTATGAATTAGACAAGCTGTTAGCCATTGGCGATGTAACCCCTGATCGTGTCAGCTACGGCAACACCATCAAAAAAGCCAAAGACGTTCGTTACTTTTATGAAAAAGGCGTACGCATGTTCGCCACCGATTCGGAAGCCGATTTACGCAACATTGCCAAAGCGGCTCCTGGTTCCCGTGTTTATGTTCGTATTTTAACCGAAGGCACGGTGACGGCTGATTGGCCTTTATCACGTAAATTCGGCTGCCGTCCAGACATGGCAATGGACTTATTGGTATTAGCAAAAGAATTGGATCTTATCCCCTATGGCATTTCCTTCCATGTTGGCTCTCAGCAACGTGATATTGGTGCTTGGGATGCCGCCATTGCCAGCGTAAAAGTGATTTTCGAGCGCCTGAAAAAAGAAGATGGCATTGAGTTAGAAATGATCAATATGGGCGGTGGTTTCCCAGCAAACTACATTGCCCGCACGAACGATCTTGCAACGTATGCTGAAGAAATCACGCGCTTCTTAGAAGAAGACTTTGGCACTAAACTGCCACGTATCATTTTGGAACCGGGTCGCTCTTTGATATCAAATGCAGGCGTGTTGGTGAGTGAGGTCGTGTTGATTTCACGCAAATCTCACACGGCTCTGAATCGTTGGATATTTACGGATGTTGGTAAATTTTCCGGACTGATTGAAACACTAGATGAATCCATTAAATATCCGATTCATGTTGATAAAGGTGGCGAGCTAGAAGAAGTGATTATTGCTGGCCCGACTTGTGACAGTGCGGATATTATGTACGAAAACTACAAATATGGCCTTCCGCTTAATTTAGCGATTGGTGACCGTATGTATTGGTTATCTACCGGTGCTTACACCACCACGTATAGCGCAGTAGAATTTAACGGCTTTCCTCCGTTGGCGTCTTACTACTTATAA
- a CDS encoding DUF6691 family protein, translated as MYALITLGSGLLFGLGLAFSEMTNPAVVIGFLNIFGDWNPSLMIVMASAIAVGVVGYAIKEKRVAPLLGAKWMVPTLRHIDAKLLVGSSLFGIGWGISGYCPGPGLTALTNNPSEGVYFISALIVGSGLFHVQSLLTQK; from the coding sequence ATGTACGCATTAATCACTCTTGGCTCAGGGCTGCTCTTCGGATTAGGTTTGGCTTTCTCTGAAATGACCAACCCGGCTGTTGTAATTGGTTTTTTAAATATTTTTGGTGACTGGAACCCTTCTTTAATGATTGTGATGGCTAGCGCCATTGCTGTGGGTGTCGTGGGCTACGCTATTAAAGAAAAGCGAGTTGCTCCGCTATTAGGAGCTAAGTGGATGGTTCCAACGCTGCGACACATAGATGCTAAATTATTAGTAGGGTCTTCTTTGTTTGGTATTGGCTGGGGAATCAGCGGTTACTGCCCAGGTCCAGGCCTCACTGCGTTAACGAACAACCCCAGTGAGGGGGTGTATTTTATAAGCGCATTAATAGTTGGTAGCGGCTTGTTTCATGTTCAGTCACTGTTAACTCAAAAGTAG
- a CDS encoding YeeE/YedE family protein, whose amino-acid sequence MDSIFNPLIGGLLIGLTATFYLLTIGKVIGISGILSQLLFSKERFLPFLFIIGLIIGGSAYGVLTEQTVPFPELRSPLLLIISGLLVGYGTRLGGGCTSGHGVCGISRFSPRSIVATLTFMATAIITVSILN is encoded by the coding sequence ATGGATTCAATATTTAACCCTCTAATTGGTGGCTTACTGATTGGCTTAACCGCTACTTTCTATTTGTTAACCATTGGTAAAGTGATTGGAATAAGCGGTATTTTGTCACAATTACTGTTTTCAAAAGAACGATTTTTGCCCTTTCTGTTCATTATAGGTTTGATTATTGGAGGAAGCGCTTACGGCGTTTTAACGGAACAAACCGTCCCCTTTCCAGAATTGAGAAGCCCTTTATTACTCATCATTTCAGGGCTTCTAGTCGGATACGGAACACGACTTGGTGGAGGCTGCACCAGTGGTCACGGCGTATGTGGTATTTCAAGATTTTCACCACGTTCAATTGTAGCCACACTGACGTTTATGGCAACCGCTATTATCACCGTGTCCATACTTAACTAG
- a CDS encoding DUF6942 family protein: MTALWLGASAEEASVVFLLPNKPILPDHYDSRFLKAPDINQLIELNGNHWRKILTIMAKLLSPNDDTWREHRERHLWSRLGVCFSAKQVSGYKGLLFVVGHTFRQSYPVSGMAQIVGDKHVAYVNLPYVWCPYLDYRQFPNVLISALRAQILE, from the coding sequence ATGACTGCACTTTGGTTGGGCGCATCAGCAGAAGAGGCGTCGGTTGTTTTCTTACTGCCCAATAAGCCGATCTTACCGGATCACTATGATAGTCGTTTTTTGAAGGCACCGGATATCAATCAGCTCATTGAGCTAAACGGTAATCATTGGCGTAAAATATTGACCATTATGGCCAAGTTGCTGTCACCCAACGACGATACTTGGCGAGAGCATCGAGAGAGACACTTATGGTCGAGGTTGGGGGTGTGTTTTTCAGCTAAGCAGGTGAGCGGATATAAAGGGCTTCTTTTTGTGGTGGGCCATACTTTTCGCCAGAGCTACCCCGTCAGCGGGATGGCACAAATTGTGGGAGATAAGCATGTGGCTTATGTAAACTTGCCCTATGTGTGGTGTCCGTACTTAGACTATAGGCAATTTCCTAATGTTCTTATTAGCGCATTAAGAGCGCAAATTTTGGAGTAA
- a CDS encoding TerB family tellurite resistance protein, whose product MFQAFIKLFTLPVEQGEQITYQKAVAVLLMEVMLSDHKIDYKEEQQVKAFLRDISELGDDVDLLYEEARADLDQANDLYQFTKVINDQASLEQKMFLLQALWRVALADGNIDAHENHRIRRISELLFMPHSEFIQAKLLAQNERA is encoded by the coding sequence ATGTTTCAGGCTTTTATAAAACTTTTCACCTTACCAGTTGAACAAGGAGAACAAATTACCTACCAAAAAGCCGTTGCCGTTTTACTGATGGAGGTCATGCTATCCGATCACAAAATCGATTATAAAGAAGAGCAGCAAGTCAAAGCCTTTCTTCGTGATATCAGTGAGCTAGGTGACGATGTGGATTTGCTGTACGAAGAGGCGAGGGCGGACTTAGATCAAGCAAACGATTTGTACCAGTTCACTAAGGTTATAAATGATCAAGCATCATTAGAACAAAAAATGTTCTTACTACAAGCCTTGTGGAGAGTGGCTTTAGCGGATGGGAACATTGATGCCCACGAGAATCACCGTATTAGACGTATAAGCGAATTGCTTTTTATGCCCCATTCAGAATTTATTCAAGCAAAGTTGTTGGCTCAAAACGAAAGAGCATAA
- a CDS encoding Fe-Mn family superoxide dismutase, with translation MAFELPALPYAKNALEPHMSVETLEYHHGKHHNTYVVKLNGLLPGSEFENKTLEEIITSASAGPVFNNAAQIWNHTFFWNSLSPNGGGEPTGDLADAINAKWGSFADFQAAFDDKAVNNFGSSWTWLIKNTDGSLEIVNTSNAGTPMTSGQTPVITVDLWEHAYYIDYRNVRPDYLKGFWALANWEFASANFAA, from the coding sequence ATGGCTTTTGAATTACCCGCTCTTCCTTACGCTAAAAACGCATTAGAGCCACACATGTCCGTTGAGACGCTTGAATACCATCACGGCAAGCATCACAACACGTACGTTGTAAAACTAAATGGCTTACTTCCTGGGTCGGAATTTGAAAACAAAACGCTTGAAGAGATCATTACCTCTGCATCAGCGGGCCCTGTTTTCAATAACGCAGCTCAAATTTGGAACCATACGTTTTTCTGGAACAGCTTAAGCCCTAATGGTGGTGGTGAACCAACAGGCGACCTAGCAGACGCCATCAATGCAAAATGGGGTTCTTTCGCAGACTTTCAGGCCGCATTTGACGACAAAGCAGTAAACAACTTTGGTTCGAGCTGGACGTGGTTAATAAAAAACACGGATGGCTCCCTAGAAATCGTTAATACAAGCAATGCGGGTACGCCAATGACAAGTGGTCAAACACCAGTCATCACGGTTGACCTTTGGGAACACGCTTATTACATCGATTATCGCAACGTACGTCCAGATTACCTAAAAGGTTTCTGGGCACTTGCTAACTGGGAATTTGCTTCAGCAAATTTCGCAGCATAA